The following are from one region of the Polaribacter marinaquae genome:
- a CDS encoding VWA domain-containing protein, whose translation MRFFKDENKLENVLSKLKTNEKLQSKFNIEIFLFDKTLKVSDSVDFKGNETNIYKSLNTLKQLNKKENAPIILLSDGNQTIGNDYEIINSKQKIYPVVFGDTTKYKDLKISQVNVNKYSYIKNKFPVEVILNYDGLENVNSIFKIYSNGKTVFSKKVKFNKNDNSKIITTNLTSLKEGINYYTATLDKIENEKNTRNNRKNFSVEVIDEQSKILILSSIKHPDIGVLKKAIESNKQRSVTLEYNIDGNIESNDFQLIILYNLNNQFKSIISNIKANNLNFLLINGINSDWNFINRQKFGFSKKAINQTENYAPILNNSFLTFLQKDIGFNEMPPLVNNFGEITFSKDYQSLLFQNINGLNTEQPLISFLEENNQKIGVIFGEGLWKWRASNYLLNNSFTEFDQFIGNIVQYLSSQKKRARLDVNSENLYPANSLVNITAFYTDKNYKFDARASLEIIITNKETKKNTKLPFSLINNSYQVSFEDLESGDYTYKVSVLGQKINKYGSFKITDYDVEEQFTSANVKKLEKLANKTGGKLYHKNNHQQLINDLLNDSSYFTTQKSIVKEQNLVDWKWILLLVVILFTSEWFIRKYFGKI comes from the coding sequence TTGCGTTTTTTTAAAGATGAAAATAAATTAGAAAACGTACTTAGCAAGTTAAAAACCAATGAAAAACTACAAAGTAAATTTAATATTGAAATATTTCTATTTGATAAAACATTAAAAGTATCTGATTCTGTAGATTTTAAAGGAAATGAAACCAACATATACAAATCTTTAAATACATTAAAGCAATTAAATAAAAAGGAAAATGCGCCAATAATTCTATTATCTGATGGAAACCAAACGATTGGTAATGATTACGAGATCATAAACTCTAAACAAAAAATATATCCGGTAGTATTTGGAGATACAACTAAGTATAAAGACTTAAAAATTAGTCAGGTTAATGTAAATAAATATAGTTACATAAAAAATAAATTTCCTGTAGAAGTAATTTTAAACTATGATGGTTTAGAGAATGTGAACTCAATATTTAAAATTTATAGCAATGGTAAAACTGTATTTTCAAAGAAAGTAAAATTCAACAAAAATGATAATTCAAAAATAATTACAACTAATTTAACTTCTTTAAAAGAAGGTATTAATTATTACACTGCAACTTTAGATAAAATTGAAAACGAAAAAAATACTCGAAATAATAGAAAAAACTTTTCTGTTGAAGTTATAGACGAGCAATCTAAAATACTAATTTTATCCTCTATAAAACATCCAGATATCGGAGTATTAAAAAAAGCAATTGAAAGTAATAAACAAAGAAGTGTAACACTCGAATATAATATTGATGGCAATATTGAATCAAATGATTTTCAATTAATTATACTATACAATTTAAATAATCAATTTAAATCTATTATTTCAAACATAAAAGCTAATAATCTAAATTTTTTATTGATTAATGGTATCAATTCTGACTGGAATTTTATCAACAGACAAAAATTTGGTTTTTCTAAAAAAGCAATTAATCAAACTGAAAATTATGCACCAATTTTAAATAATTCTTTTTTAACTTTTTTACAAAAAGATATTGGTTTTAATGAAATGCCTCCATTGGTTAATAACTTTGGAGAAATTACTTTTTCTAAAGATTATCAAAGTTTATTATTTCAAAATATCAACGGATTAAATACAGAGCAACCACTAATTTCATTTTTAGAAGAGAATAACCAAAAAATTGGAGTAATTTTTGGAGAAGGTTTATGGAAATGGAGAGCATCTAATTATCTACTAAATAATTCGTTTACAGAATTCGATCAATTTATTGGTAACATTGTTCAATATTTATCTTCTCAAAAGAAAAGAGCACGATTAGATGTAAATTCAGAAAACTTATATCCTGCAAATTCATTAGTAAATATAACAGCATTTTATACAGATAAAAATTACAAATTTGACGCTAGAGCCTCTTTAGAAATTATAATAACCAACAAAGAAACTAAGAAAAACACAAAGCTACCTTTCTCTTTAATCAACAACTCTTATCAAGTTTCTTTTGAAGATCTTGAATCTGGTGATTACACCTACAAAGTTTCTGTATTAGGACAAAAAATCAATAAATACGGTAGTTTTAAAATAACTGATTATGATGTTGAGGAGCAATTTACAAGCGCTAACGTAAAAAAATTAGAAAAGCTAGCTAATAAAACAGGAGGGAAGCTATATCATAAAAACAACCATCAACAGTTAATTAACGACTTGTTAAATGATTCTTCTTATTTCACAACACAAAAATCTATTGTAAAAGAACAAAATTTAGTCGATTGGAAATGGATTCTTTTGTTAGTTGTCATTTTATTTACATCAGAATGGTTTATTAGAAAATATTTTGGTAAAATTTAA
- a CDS encoding prohibitin family protein produces the protein MANNQMDIKFPKGGVFFVILAVAALILFSKSTVTIGPGEGGVIFETLGDGINTEKTYGEGFHIVAPWNKMIVRKVRQQSISDEMNVLSVNGLEVKVNGTIWYEPEFSNLGNLIKTKGEDYERELLDPAINAAARSVVGRYTPEQLYSSKRDVIEQEILDEVKNVLKDQYLIVKRVLVEDVKLPTTIRTAIETKLKQEQESLEYEFRLAKAKKEAERQKIDAEGKAVANKILSASLTDKILQEKGIEATLELSKSSNSKVVLIGAGKSGMPIILGNQ, from the coding sequence ATGGCAAATAATCAAATGGATATAAAGTTTCCAAAAGGTGGAGTATTCTTCGTAATTCTTGCAGTTGCTGCATTAATTTTATTCTCAAAATCTACAGTTACTATCGGACCCGGTGAAGGCGGTGTAATTTTTGAAACTTTAGGGGATGGTATTAATACTGAAAAAACGTACGGAGAAGGATTTCATATTGTGGCTCCTTGGAACAAAATGATTGTAAGAAAAGTACGTCAGCAATCTATTTCTGATGAAATGAATGTACTTTCTGTGAATGGATTGGAAGTTAAAGTAAACGGTACTATTTGGTATGAACCAGAATTTTCTAATCTTGGTAATTTAATTAAAACAAAAGGAGAAGATTACGAAAGAGAATTACTAGACCCAGCAATTAATGCTGCTGCTAGAAGCGTTGTAGGTAGATATACACCAGAACAATTATATTCTAGTAAAAGAGATGTAATAGAACAAGAAATTTTAGATGAAGTTAAAAACGTTTTAAAAGATCAATATTTAATTGTAAAAAGAGTTTTAGTTGAAGATGTTAAATTACCGACTACCATTAGAACCGCAATTGAAACTAAATTAAAACAAGAACAAGAATCATTAGAATATGAATTTAGGTTAGCAAAAGCTAAAAAAGAGGCAGAAAGACAAAAAATTGATGCAGAAGGTAAAGCTGTAGCAAATAAGATTTTAAGTGCTTCTTTAACCGATAAAATTCTTCAAGAAAAAGGAATTGAAGCAACTTTAGAGTTATCTAAATCTAGTAACAGTAAGGTTGTATTAATTGGTGCAGGAAAATCTGGAATGCCAATTATATTAGGTAATCAATAA
- a CDS encoding carboxypeptidase-like regulatory domain-containing protein, translating to MQKLIIILCFLASLSTFSQADTLRTKVLKGQIIHAENKKVLSAAHVLNLNTVSGTITDDKGFFELPTKVNDTILVSYLGFTSIKLKVTNDLLKGNELEIALYEKPESVKEVVIRSTKLIGVLEIDVKQVPKDRFTRIHINGLQQTYEVGKPQAKNFSSPVAALFQPVDFLYNLFGKKPKQLRKLQKLKKEDDLRKMLAGKFDREVMMEYLDMDRQELSELLTDCNYSEYFIKKASDLQMIEAVLDCYENYKALKKGKIERNKIPDKKN from the coding sequence ATGCAAAAACTGATTATAATCTTGTGCTTTTTAGCCTCTTTAAGCACATTCTCTCAAGCAGACACTTTACGTACTAAAGTTTTAAAAGGGCAAATTATACACGCTGAAAATAAAAAAGTCTTAAGTGCGGCCCATGTTTTGAATCTAAATACAGTTAGTGGAACTATTACTGATGATAAAGGTTTTTTCGAATTACCAACAAAAGTTAATGATACTATTTTGGTTTCTTACTTAGGGTTTACTTCAATAAAATTAAAAGTTACAAACGATTTACTTAAAGGAAACGAGTTAGAAATTGCGCTTTATGAAAAACCAGAAAGTGTAAAAGAAGTTGTAATTCGTTCTACAAAATTAATAGGTGTTTTAGAAATTGATGTAAAACAAGTGCCTAAAGATAGATTTACAAGAATACATATTAATGGTCTACAACAAACTTATGAGGTTGGTAAACCACAAGCCAAAAACTTCTCATCTCCTGTTGCAGCCTTGTTTCAACCGGTAGATTTCTTGTATAATTTATTCGGTAAAAAACCAAAACAACTTCGAAAGCTTCAGAAACTAAAAAAAGAAGACGACTTGCGTAAAATGCTTGCTGGTAAGTTTGATAGAGAAGTTATGATGGAATATTTAGACATGGATAGACAAGAATTGTCTGAGTTATTAACCGATTGTAATTATTCTGAATATTTTATTAAAAAAGCATCAGATTTACAAATGATTGAAGCAGTATTAGATTGTTATGAAAATTACAAAGCCTTAAAAAAGGGTAAAATAGAGCGTAACAAAATTCCGGATAAAAAGAATTAG
- a CDS encoding shikimate kinase — protein sequence MKIILLGYMASGKSTIGREVSKKLNTNFIDLDDYISNREKMTISEIFKNKGEIYFRIKENKYLKEILDSEEDFILSLGGGTPCYAGNMDLIKASTATSIYIKASIKTLVDRLKNEKNTRPLVSELNDDKLSEYVAKHLFERRFFYEQADTTINSDNLTSKEVVTEIKKLLN from the coding sequence ATGAAAATTATACTGTTAGGATACATGGCTTCTGGAAAATCAACAATCGGTAGAGAAGTTTCTAAAAAGCTGAATACTAATTTTATAGATTTGGATGATTACATCTCTAACAGAGAAAAAATGACAATTTCAGAAATCTTTAAAAATAAAGGAGAAATCTATTTTAGGATAAAAGAAAACAAATATTTAAAAGAAATTTTAGATTCTGAGGAAGATTTTATACTTTCTTTAGGAGGAGGAACACCTTGTTATGCCGGTAATATGGATTTAATTAAAGCGAGTACAGCTACATCTATTTACATAAAAGCAAGCATAAAAACTTTGGTCGATCGTCTTAAGAATGAAAAAAACACAAGACCTCTTGTATCAGAATTAAATGATGACAAATTATCTGAATATGTTGCTAAACATCTTTTTGAAAGACGTTTTTTCTATGAGCAAGCAGATACAACTATTAACTCAGATAACTTAACAAGTAAAGAAGTTGTTACAGAAATTAAAAAATTATTAAACTAA
- a CDS encoding phosphoribosyltransferase domain-containing protein, protein MIAENNIILDNTQINQKIRRIAYQIYESNSSESEVVVAGIIGNGFVFSKKIATILEEISSLKVILCEVNINKKQPLLPVSTSISVEDYKNKPLILVDDVLNSGTTLIYGIKHFLEVPLKRFKTAVLVNRNHKKYPVKADFKGISLSTSIKEHVQVEFSNDGALAYLV, encoded by the coding sequence ATGATTGCAGAAAATAATATTATTTTAGATAACACTCAAATAAATCAGAAAATTAGAAGAATTGCATATCAAATTTATGAAAGCAATAGTTCTGAAAGTGAAGTTGTAGTTGCTGGAATTATAGGTAATGGTTTCGTTTTTTCAAAAAAAATAGCCACTATTTTAGAAGAAATTTCTTCATTAAAAGTGATACTTTGTGAAGTCAATATCAATAAAAAACAACCTTTACTACCTGTTTCAACTTCCATTTCTGTAGAAGATTACAAGAATAAACCTCTTATTTTAGTTGATGATGTTTTAAATTCTGGTACTACTTTAATTTATGGTATTAAACATTTTTTAGAAGTTCCTTTAAAAAGGTTTAAAACAGCAGTTTTGGTAAATAGAAATCATAAAAAATATCCAGTAAAAGCAGATTTTAAAGGAATTTCGTTATCAACTTCTATTAAAGAACATGTTCAGGTAGAGTTTAGTAACGATGGTGCTTTAGCGTATTTAGTTTAA
- a CDS encoding RNA-binding S4 domain-containing protein: MRIDKYLWCIRVFKTRSIATTACKKGQVKIDGKSIKPSKEVFGNELIVVRKNQINYQIKVLNLPESRVGAKLVDQYRKDVTPKEEFEKTELLKYAKDYYRKKGIGRPTKKDRRDIDNYQDYTTEE, encoded by the coding sequence ATGAGAATTGATAAATATTTGTGGTGTATTCGAGTTTTTAAAACAAGAAGTATTGCTACAACAGCATGTAAAAAAGGGCAAGTTAAGATAGATGGTAAAAGTATAAAACCATCTAAAGAAGTTTTTGGTAACGAATTAATTGTAGTTCGTAAAAATCAGATAAATTATCAAATAAAAGTTTTAAATTTACCAGAAAGTAGAGTTGGCGCAAAATTGGTAGATCAATATCGAAAAGATGTGACACCAAAAGAAGAGTTCGAAAAAACAGAACTTTTAAAATATGCAAAAGATTACTATAGGAAAAAAGGAATTGGTAGACCAACCAAAAAAGATAGAAGAGATATAGATAATTATCAAGATTATACAACAGAAGAGTAA
- a CDS encoding FKBP-type peptidyl-prolyl cis-trans isomerase: protein MNKIKNIFFLLLLGVVVMYSCDDDNNGFFNPFADINYEELAIKDNDSIVKFLKNNYYDTDLDSVKTLVSGKTSLFEDTDKLKSYKVTENDIEHTLYVYTIEQGQPSPVKGNPTVMDSIYVKYSGQAFANTELLTSNFDRNDTGAWLTLNAVIDGWKYGFTNFLGGELKKDSNGGTLNGPITYLNTGKGILFIPSGLAYSSIDTNNYTSSLVDTNLMFYIELLDIVEDTDHDNDGIPSIDEDADGDGDPTNDFSDNSNPALPDYLNPNV from the coding sequence ATGAATAAAATAAAAAATATTTTCTTTCTTCTTTTATTAGGAGTGGTAGTAATGTATTCTTGTGATGATGATAATAACGGTTTTTTTAATCCGTTTGCAGACATTAATTATGAAGAATTAGCAATAAAAGATAACGATTCTATTGTAAAATTTTTAAAAAACAATTATTACGACACTGATTTAGATTCTGTAAAAACATTGGTAAGTGGTAAAACTTCATTATTTGAAGATACAGATAAATTAAAATCTTATAAAGTTACAGAAAATGATATTGAACATACTTTATATGTTTACACAATAGAACAAGGTCAACCTTCACCAGTAAAAGGAAACCCAACAGTAATGGATTCTATATATGTAAAATATTCTGGTCAAGCTTTTGCAAATACAGAGTTGTTAACTTCTAATTTTGATAGAAATGACACTGGAGCATGGTTAACTTTAAATGCCGTTATTGATGGATGGAAGTATGGTTTTACAAATTTTTTAGGAGGTGAATTAAAAAAAGATAGTAATGGCGGAACACTTAACGGACCAATTACATATTTAAATACAGGTAAAGGAATTTTATTTATTCCTTCTGGTTTGGCGTATTCTTCAATTGACACTAACAATTATACAAGTAGTTTAGTAGACACAAACTTAATGTTTTACATTGAGTTATTAGATATCGTAGAAGATACAGATCATGATAATGACGGAATACCTTCTATTGATGAAGATGCAGACGGAGATGGTGATCCAACAAACGACTTTAGTGATAATAGCAATCCTGCTTTACCAGATTATTTAAATCCTAATGTATAA
- a CDS encoding porin family protein, whose product MKKVILMMCLAFAFSQTSNAQIDFGLKGGINYNNNGDATFSSTGSDVIKGGESRSGYHAGLWFRGKLPLIGLYIRPELVFTQVKNEYTDTNDATSEYEYKKLDVPVLLGKKFLGVANVFIGPSFQYIIEDDFSFSGLTTDEFDKFSVGLQMGAGIELGRIGIDVRWERGLSKTEANFANVTVDNRTDQIIFGLSLKL is encoded by the coding sequence ATGAAAAAAGTAATTTTAATGATGTGTTTGGCTTTTGCATTTAGTCAAACTTCTAATGCTCAAATCGATTTCGGTTTAAAAGGAGGTATAAACTACAATAATAACGGTGATGCAACTTTTTCTTCTACAGGAAGTGATGTTATTAAAGGAGGAGAATCTAGATCGGGTTATCATGCAGGTTTATGGTTTCGTGGTAAATTACCTTTAATAGGTTTGTATATTAGACCAGAATTGGTTTTTACACAAGTAAAAAATGAGTATACAGATACAAACGATGCAACTTCAGAATATGAATATAAAAAATTAGACGTTCCTGTTTTATTAGGTAAGAAATTTTTAGGTGTTGCCAATGTTTTTATTGGTCCTTCATTTCAGTATATAATAGAAGATGATTTTAGCTTTTCTGGATTAACTACAGATGAGTTTGATAAGTTTTCTGTTGGGTTACAAATGGGTGCTGGTATCGAATTAGGAAGAATTGGTATCGATGTTCGTTGGGAAAGAGGTTTATCTAAAACTGAAGCAAATTTTGCTAACGTAACTGTAGATAACAGAACAGATCAAATTATTTTTGGTTTATCTTTAAAGCTATAG
- a CDS encoding transketolase family protein has translation MKKYTYTEKKDTRSGFGDGLTELGRTNPNVVALCADLIGSLKMDQFIKENPERFFQIGIAEANMIGIAAGLTIGGKIPFTGTFANFSTGRVYDQIRQSVAYSGKNVKICASHAGVTLGEDGATHQILEDIGLMKMLPGMTVINTCDYNQTKAATIAIADFDGPVYLRFGRPKVPVFMPTDQKFEIGKGVQLTEGKDVTIVATGHLVWESLQAAEQLEAQGISAEVINIHTIKPLDEDIILKSVAKTGCIVTAEEHNKLGGLGESVSRTLALNAPTPQEFVATDDTFGESGTPEQLMAKYGLDATAVVKAVKKVISRK, from the coding sequence ATGAAAAAATACACGTACACAGAAAAAAAAGATACACGTTCAGGTTTTGGTGACGGATTAACAGAGCTAGGAAGAACAAACCCAAATGTGGTTGCTTTATGTGCAGATTTAATTGGTTCTTTAAAAATGGATCAATTTATAAAAGAAAACCCTGAAAGGTTTTTTCAAATAGGTATTGCAGAAGCAAATATGATTGGTATTGCTGCTGGTTTAACTATTGGAGGTAAAATACCATTTACAGGTACATTTGCAAACTTTTCTACAGGTAGAGTTTATGATCAAATTCGTCAATCTGTTGCATATTCTGGTAAAAATGTAAAAATTTGTGCATCTCATGCAGGTGTTACTTTAGGTGAAGATGGTGCTACACACCAAATTTTAGAAGATATTGGTTTGATGAAAATGTTGCCAGGTATGACAGTTATAAATACTTGTGACTACAATCAAACAAAAGCTGCAACAATTGCAATTGCAGATTTTGATGGGCCAGTTTATTTACGTTTTGGTAGACCAAAAGTGCCTGTATTTATGCCAACAGATCAAAAATTTGAAATTGGTAAAGGAGTTCAATTAACAGAAGGTAAAGATGTAACAATTGTTGCAACAGGACATTTAGTTTGGGAATCTTTGCAGGCAGCAGAACAATTAGAAGCACAAGGTATCTCTGCAGAAGTTATAAATATTCATACAATTAAGCCTTTAGATGAAGATATTATTTTAAAATCTGTTGCTAAAACTGGTTGTATTGTTACTGCAGAAGAACATAATAAATTAGGTGGTTTAGGAGAAAGTGTTTCTAGAACTTTAGCTTTAAATGCTCCTACTCCGCAAGAATTTGTTGCTACAGATGATACTTTTGGAGAATCTGGAACACCAGAACAATTAATGGCAAAATATGGTTTAGACGCAACTGCAGTTGTAAAAGCTGTTAAAAAAGTAATTTCTAGAAAATAA
- a CDS encoding Maf-like protein, whose translation MIQQKLSKYNVILASGSPRRQQFFKDLEIDFSIELKPVNEVYPKELVAEEITDYLADLKSKAFKNLNHNDLLVTSDTIVWLENKALGKPKDNDEAFKMLSNLSGKEHKVITSVSLKTNSFQKIFNDVTKVTFKNLTSDEIKYYIKNYKPFDKAGSYGIQEWIGFIGIEKIEGSYFNVVGLPVQKLYSELMKL comes from the coding sequence ATGATTCAACAAAAATTATCAAAATACAATGTTATACTGGCTTCTGGATCACCAAGAAGACAGCAGTTTTTTAAAGACTTAGAAATAGATTTTTCGATAGAATTAAAGCCAGTTAACGAGGTTTATCCGAAGGAATTAGTAGCAGAAGAAATTACCGATTATTTAGCAGATTTAAAGTCGAAAGCTTTTAAAAACTTAAACCATAACGATTTATTAGTTACATCAGATACTATTGTTTGGTTAGAAAACAAAGCATTGGGTAAGCCAAAAGATAACGATGAAGCATTTAAAATGTTAAGTAATTTGTCTGGAAAAGAGCATAAAGTGATAACATCTGTTTCTTTAAAAACCAATAGTTTTCAAAAGATATTTAATGATGTTACTAAAGTTACTTTTAAAAATTTAACTTCGGATGAGATAAAATATTATATCAAAAATTATAAACCATTTGACAAAGCAGGTAGTTATGGCATACAAGAATGGATTGGTTTTATTGGTATAGAAAAAATAGAAGGAAGCTATTTTAATGTAGTTGGTTTGCCTGTACAAAAACTTTATAGTGAGTTAATGAAGCTATAA
- the hpf gene encoding ribosome hibernation-promoting factor, HPF/YfiA family: protein MTINFEYHDVEASERLEEFTKEKLEHLYKKFNMIVRADVFFKTENTSSDETGMICNIRLSVPGPWLFAEATNSNFMNSISESIKELDKQLTKKKGKMATY from the coding sequence ATGACTATAAATTTTGAATACCACGATGTAGAGGCTAGCGAGAGGTTAGAAGAATTTACAAAAGAAAAATTAGAGCATTTATACAAAAAATTTAATATGATTGTTAGAGCAGATGTGTTTTTTAAAACAGAAAATACAAGCTCTGATGAAACCGGAATGATATGTAACATTCGTTTAAGTGTGCCAGGGCCATGGTTATTTGCAGAGGCTACAAACAGTAATTTTATGAATTCTATATCAGAATCTATTAAAGAACTAGACAAACAATTAACAAAAAAGAAAGGTAAAATGGCAACTTATTAA
- a CDS encoding alkene reductase, whose product MKKSYLLQNFNNITDLPLNNRVVMAPMTRSRADNDQNVATKDLQGLYYKQRASAGLIITEGSQVSKQAVGYINTPGIYNEAQTEGWKKVTEEVHKEGGKIFIQLWHVGRISHPDFHNGALPLAPSAVNANVQVYTPEGEKDTVTPKEMSLEDINQTVLDFKNAAKNAMTAGFDGVEIHSSNGYLFHQFFNEESNIRTDEYGGNVENRTRFFFEVLDAVKEVVPESKIGVRFNPSLNGIFGMRVTENSIPTFEYLLSELNDYNLAYVHLSEPFTDVSDVPHAVTNIAKHFRPIYNGTLMINAGFDEASGNKIIEDGYADLVAFGKLFISNPDLVERFEQDVDLADWDNDTFYTTGKEGYTDYEKATVDVSEIKK is encoded by the coding sequence ATGAAAAAATCATATTTATTACAAAACTTTAATAATATTACAGATCTACCTTTAAACAATAGAGTTGTAATGGCGCCTATGACAAGAAGTAGAGCAGACAACGACCAAAATGTTGCTACCAAAGATTTACAAGGTTTGTATTATAAACAAAGAGCATCCGCAGGTTTAATAATTACAGAAGGATCACAAGTTTCTAAGCAAGCTGTTGGTTACATTAATACTCCCGGAATTTATAACGAAGCGCAGACAGAAGGTTGGAAAAAAGTTACTGAAGAAGTACACAAAGAAGGGGGTAAAATATTTATTCAGTTATGGCATGTTGGTAGAATTTCTCATCCAGATTTTCATAACGGAGCATTACCATTAGCACCTTCTGCGGTTAATGCAAATGTGCAAGTATATACGCCAGAAGGAGAAAAAGATACAGTAACACCTAAAGAAATGTCTTTAGAAGACATTAATCAAACAGTTTTAGATTTTAAAAATGCAGCCAAAAATGCAATGACTGCTGGTTTTGATGGTGTAGAAATACATTCTTCTAATGGTTATTTATTTCATCAATTTTTTAACGAAGAATCTAACATTAGAACAGATGAATACGGTGGAAATGTAGAAAATAGAACTCGATTTTTCTTTGAAGTTTTAGACGCTGTCAAAGAGGTTGTTCCAGAAAGTAAAATAGGTGTACGATTTAATCCTTCTTTAAACGGAATTTTCGGAATGAGAGTTACAGAGAATTCAATTCCAACTTTCGAGTACCTTTTATCAGAATTAAACGATTATAATTTAGCATATGTTCATTTATCAGAACCTTTTACAGATGTTTCTGATGTGCCACATGCAGTTACAAACATAGCAAAACATTTTAGACCTATTTATAACGGAACTTTAATGATTAATGCCGGTTTTGATGAAGCATCTGGAAATAAAATTATAGAAGATGGTTATGCCGATTTAGTAGCTTTTGGTAAACTATTTATTTCGAATCCAGATTTAGTAGAACGTTTTGAACAAGATGTAGATTTAGCAGATTGGGATAACGATACTTTTTACACAACTGGTAAAGAAGGATATACAGATTATGAAAAAGCTACGGTAGATGTAAGTGAAATTAAAAAATAA
- a CDS encoding redoxin domain-containing protein, with protein MIKPRQVVPDLTINLVNDTKWNLKDQKPENFTLIFVYRGKHCPVCKKQLEQVEKKIADFKERGVNLIAISANTEEVAKDTYKEWEIENLPIGYDFSIEEAKKWGLFISNGISDKEPKQFIEPGLFLIDKDHKMYWQSIQSMPFGRPNLKDVLGGIDYILKEGYPARGED; from the coding sequence ATGATTAAACCAAGACAAGTAGTACCCGATTTAACTATTAACTTAGTTAACGACACAAAATGGAATTTAAAAGACCAAAAACCAGAAAATTTTACTTTGATATTTGTTTACAGAGGAAAACACTGTCCGGTATGTAAAAAACAATTAGAACAAGTAGAGAAAAAGATAGCAGATTTTAAAGAAAGAGGCGTAAACTTAATTGCAATTAGCGCCAACACAGAAGAAGTTGCAAAAGATACTTACAAAGAATGGGAAATAGAAAACTTACCTATTGGATATGACTTTTCTATTGAAGAAGCCAAAAAATGGGGGTTGTTTATTTCTAACGGAATTAGTGATAAAGAACCAAAACAATTTATTGAACCAGGTTTATTTTTAATTGATAAAGATCATAAAATGTATTGGCAGTCTATACAATCAATGCCTTTTGGACGACCTAATTTAAAAGATGTTTTGGGCGGAATAGACTATATTTTGAAAGAAGGATACCCTGCTAGAGGAGAAGATTAA